The Gossypium hirsutum isolate 1008001.06 chromosome D02, Gossypium_hirsutum_v2.1, whole genome shotgun sequence region attgtgaagaacaagctgcttttggctgaaattttttgcttttcagaagtgtttttgaaaaacacttctgaAAAGGAGCTGAAAAAgagaaactaaaaattttagcttttcttctcccaaaagcacttttggtgcttaattactttttcaccctttcaataacatagtatttttattttttttcttggtgcttaattacaattgtgtttaaatcattaattaaaaataaaaaaaatatttttaaaatactaattacaaatatttaatggttatatttaaatatttaaaatttatatttcatatattaaaatattaacaagttataataatttttttatattgttactaaaatataataataataactaatttaaatattatttaaatgtatatttgttacttgataataacatgtctaaaatggacattttatttctcaaaagtactttttgacaacaatgctaaacactcaaattttaaaccaaacttttcaaaaacacttcttaaaagtatttttcaaaagcaatgaagaactgacCCTTAGTGTTTGCTTCTTCATTTTAGTTTTGTTTCTTGATTCTCATGGTTATTCTAATAGGTTCTATGGGTGAATATCCTTTGATCACCAATGGAAATTCGAATTGTTGGAAATTGATATCCCAAATATTTTCAACTTGAGTCACGATTATTTCTAAATCAGAACTAGCAAAGCATCAACATAAAGAGCTACTTTTCAAAATGATGTTTGGACAAGAATAGCTTGAAAACTGTCCATTCTGCTTGTAAATtctacaaatttaaaattttcttccaattATTTGAACATTCAAGAAAACGTCTGGGCTTTGTTTAATATGCACATGCACAATGACAAAGATTGCATAAAAaatatccttctttactattaaaatattaatattttatttttctaaagagTAAGAAAAACGAGTACTATAAAAAAGGATGGGTTGTGATTTGTGAATTTATGAGCTAAACCCAGTCCAGCCAATTCGCAGGCAGCTGGGACCCTTGAGCCATTAACACCAATGGTATTCAAGAAACAGCCAACCAACAACAGAGATGTGAGCCTAAGATAACTTTAGGTCAACTCTTCCCCCCACTCTCTCCCTCTCCATATGCCTCGTAAATTATCAAACAAATGGAGCCGTCAAGTTAGAAAATCATATAATATGATCATTAGGATATTATTAATATgccctttttttctttcctttttttctaaaACTCCCCAACATATACTGTTTTCTAAATTCTAACGTGAATAACAAGACAAGTTGTTTGGTACTTGCCTCCTTATAGAGCTTGAATTGTACACATAAAGGACATAGCTGGCGAGTTCATAGTCTAACTTGCTTAGAGTCCACTTCCTCCAGCCAAGTGGTGTCTACTGATCCCGACAGCAGAGCTAGTCCAGTGCTCGACATATCTATCTATCCTCAGACTCTGGCACGGCAAGATCTGCCTACTAGGTATCACAAAACATCAAGACATATATACACAAACTAAGCATGTGCATGTATCTTCCTTTTGATAACCGGGGTTACCAGCATTTGATCCTTGATCACTAAAAAGCTATATATATAGCACTCTAGCAATAAACCACACGATACATTAACAAATTTCTTTCAACAAGCTAATAACAAAAGTTTTTTCCTAACTTCTGACAAATGTGTATTATGTACTCATCAAACTCCCTATATATTATTACTAAGAATTGAAGTGCTCGGTATAAGATGGGAACACaaatgttaaaaagaaagaattaCCTCTGAGGCAGCCAGTGTGCACTGCCAAGAGTATGAAACCCTTTGGCCAATATTTTCTcatttgtttttcatattttcttttcttttcgcgCTTGAGGTACTGTtgagaaaaataaacacatatttCAACTCTGATCTTCTGAGTTGGATAGATCTAACTGGATCCTTAGTTGCAAATGAACCTGAATGATCAATGCCCCCCGATAAGAAATTTGAAGGTAGTTACTGTAGTGAGACGCACCATCTTCCCCATTTATAACCACCTCCAAAACATTTTTGTGCCCATAAAATGCAACAGTAATTTGAGAGGTCTAGCTAGTCACTGTCAATGCAATGTCTGTCTGAAAATAGGAAGAAAGAAAAGGTGTTTTAGTAACACCAATTTGCATTTGAGACGGAGAGAGTGGAGAGTTCAGTCATTACCTGATGGTCTTTTCCCTTCCATAGCTTCTTTCTTCTCCTGGCAACTAGAGCAAAGGAAGGGACCATCCCATGGACATACCTTTACCAAACTAGAAGTACCAGCATGAACGGAACTACCCTCTCCAGGTTTCATTTCTATTTGACAGACTGCACACATGAACAGCTTAAACATGTTGCACACTGGGTATTTTGTATTCAACCTGCATCCAACAAAAGAGTTCCTCGTGAGATGAAAGTAGAAATTACTTTATCATGTCTTCATTTATAGCAAGCTATGCTAAACAGAATGTACAGATACAAATGATTTATGGGTCTGATGCTTGATCTGACAATTGAAgtacaaatttaacattttaataaatagAAGATCCTCATAAGCATTAACCTTTCTGAAAGCAAAGCAGATCCCTCCTCAAATAATTCCTCCACCACATCTGGCTCCATGTATTCTTTATCTTTATAAGAGAATGATTCGGAAGGCTTCTTGCGAAATAATGACATCAAAAGGTATTTTACTGGCTTCTTTGGTGGTGGCGACGGAGCAGCTGGCTTCTCTTGTGGTAAGATATCAATAACGATGCAGGTTGTATCATCTCGAAGACCATTTGCCTGCAAAGCTTCCTGTTCATAGGAGACAAAGGAATCAGAAGATAATGAGAAAGGCAACAGATACTAAAATATAGCAAAGGCAGAAGGGCATAGTGCTCCCAGCAGCAATATCTAAAGAGCAGAGTGCAGACAAATAAAATTCAGGATGGTACTTTCACAATCTGTGCAGCTGCTGCTTCTGGTGGCATTCCACGACAAAAATCAAGAGCTGCTTCAGCTGATAAGGCATCCCAAACACCATCACTAGAGATAATCAGCCTACCACCAGCTGTAGACATCTGCAGAAAATACACAAGCGGGTAAATTAACTTGTTAATAACAGTAAAAAAGAAACACTAGCACTCTCAATCAGTTAGGAACATTTCCAAAGAAAACTGAttagagtaaaaaaaaaataataaagaaaaattgaaaaaccaATGTGCAAAAGCATTTCAATTGTGAGTGAAGGCAAATGAAGATATGAACTTAATGCCTCTACTAAATCCTTCAATGATCATGAATTCGGAAAATATATTGGTCCCAAGCTCAAGGAAGTCCATTACAGCAAAATTCATTCCAAGTTTCTTAGTACAGTGGCATCaggaaaatatatattaatatggtGCTCTGAAAGGAACTGTACAAAATACAATATTCAAGCACAGAGTAAGCAGTTCAATCCAGAAATTAAGATAGGCCAACTAACATATATCAAATGCAGCGTGCATGAGGTGTATGAGAGACAAACCTTTATTTGCTTTATGTATGGAACAGGAACAATGAACTCCCCAACATCCCTATCGCCAATGGATCGTGAAAGACACAAGCCTCCAGGCCAACATCTCAAAGGACCAATCTACAAAATAACTTTACCATTAAGTCACCAGCTTTGATCCacaaaattaatcaaaaacaGACTTTGTCACTGACTGCAGATGCTGAAATTCTCTACAGGGAATCATATAATTTACAAGCATATCAGTGGCATGTTTTTAGAATCTGCATCTAAACATTATAGATACAGAAAAGTTGTTGCTAATTACAATTGTTGCAGCTATAATTACTAAGTTTTAAAAAAGGTGTTCTGTAATTCACATCAATTATCAAATAAGAGTAGTGTCTTTTTGATACACTTTTCCATAGAGTCATGAAATGTCTGAAACTAGCTTCTAGATTGTGTTTTCCTAGTGTTGTGGTTGCACATCCATTCACATGAATATATCTTGAGGGTGTTATGTTTCACTGCCTAGAAAGAAAAGGCTAAGAATCTATATAAACTTTGTTGAAACACCAAAAAAAAATGAGATGCAAAATTGCAATGGAAGAGAAGATACCTCTGTACCACAACCAGCATTTAATCGACCAATATCACCCCCACTAGCAGTGATTCGTTCCCTTCTAATAAGATGAAAACAGAGAGTAAGGCCTCAGTATTTAGAGAAACTTGCATATCAAACAAACTCTGTCATTAACTTACTCCTCTTCATTGCAATCAAGCCTATGATCAGCTGACAAGTAATACATTCCACCATTAGCTGAGTCAAATATACACTCGGAATCACCAACAGATGCAATTGTTATAACCCATCCTTCTATTATCACAAAGGTTACAGTTGTCCCTGATTTTTTTCCTGGAAAGAAAAGCATAACATGCATATCATTTACTAAACGTGGGTGAAAAGCCCAAAGAAATTACtaccaaaaacttaaaaaattaaaagaaaatacccacttaaaaataagttttcttcaTCCCAATTGCTCCATTGGGGGGAAGAAATTATGTGCTTGTGTCCATGAACTTACCCAAATACTCCTATTTTGTCCAATGATTGTCCTATAAAACATATGCTATACTAAGATATGTTTACCAAAACAGCTCATACCTATCTTGTGGAAGTCTTTATCTGTTTTAACAAAGCCAGAAACCAAAGCCCTAGGCAGTGCAGCAACCCATTCATCTGTATTAAGATCCGTTGGAATAGCATTTAGGACATTATTAAGGAGATTCTCTTTAGTGTAAATAGCAGCTGCAGATCCATTGTGCCCATCAAAGAGCtgcaaaagtgaaaaaaaatttagcaaaaCCAACATataaaaagagggaaaaaaaaaaaaacaacaatgaaGAACATCAAGGAAGCAGCACTTTAAAAGATGATCTTTTCCACTCtaataagcaaataaatgatGACAAGTACATCTGGGAAAACCAAACAAATTCTACAGAATAATTGAACCAATATGCCTAAAAGATAAAAGTTTGTAAATCTTTATATTCTAGTGATACAAATGACAGATTTCTTGGTGAATTAGGCGACTCCTCAAGCATTAGTATATGATTAGCATTGGTTCAGTAAAAATGGGAGACGGAAATTCATACCCCGAAAACTGAGAATGTGGTGACACCATTTCCCATTGTTCTTTGGCATTCCGTCTTAAGCAACGTAAAGTCCTCACCTTTCTTGCTCTGGCTCGCTAGTCCGTGTACAATCTCCGGTTTCTCTATCTTTTCATTTGATGATTCTCGTTTCAGTAGAACCGAAAGTGGCATTGGTTGATATTGGCCTCTCGAGGACATTGTTACAAATCCAAACACCAAGCCAGTTGCTAAATCGACTCCTCCAAAAACAATGCCTctaattattcatcaattaaGCCAGAATTCCTGAAAGATACACAATGCAATCAAATCCCATCGCAAGATAATCGAAAGTTAAATGAATCGATTAACGATCAACCagaatataaatatgtataaagaGATGAGACGCCAATGGCTAGGGGAAAATGAATATCGAGATCTTTGAGGAAAAAAATAGAATATCTAATTTACATAATAACTGAACGATTAGATTTTACATCAAACCAAATAGAAGAATCAAACTCAATGTAGACAATGACACATTATAGATATTTCTAAAATCTGctaaacaaaaaccaaaaaaggAGAACGAATCTCAATGCAGAAGGTAAAATGGAATTGAGAAGAATATAACAAAAATTGAAAGGAAGCGAGAAGGAGAAAATTACagtgaaaagaaagagaaatcgGCTGAGAGCAGCTGAAGAAGGAGATTACGCGCGAAAGAGAATGAGAGGGACGATGGCACCACCAGTTGAATTGGATTTGTCGCTGTGATTGATAAACACGGATTCATTGATTGTATCTCTTTCTTTCagaattttctgttttttttcaaaCATCTGACGCGGTGAAAACGGTGCACTTCTACTTGAGTGGCcgcatttaaaaaataaattattggttttctc contains the following coding sequences:
- the LOC107910741 gene encoding probable protein phosphatase 2C 12, whose translation is MSSRGQYQPMPLSVLLKRESSNEKIEKPEIVHGLASQSKKGEDFTLLKTECQRTMGNGVTTFSVFGLFDGHNGSAAAIYTKENLLNNVLNAIPTDLNTDEWVAALPRALVSGFVKTDKDFHKIGKKSGTTVTFVIIEGWVITIASVGDSECIFDSANGGMYYLSADHRLDCNEEERERITASGGDIGRLNAGCGTEIGPLRCWPGGLCLSRSIGDRDVGEFIVPVPYIKQIKMSTAGGRLIISSDGVWDALSAEAALDFCRGMPPEAAAAQIVKEALQANGLRDDTTCIVIDILPQEKPAAPSPPPKKPVKYLLMSLFRKKPSESFSYKDKEYMEPDVVEELFEEGSALLSERLNTKYPVCNMFKLFMCAVCQIEMKPGEGSSVHAGTSSLVKVCPWDGPFLCSSCQEKKEAMEGKRPSDRHCIDSD